One window of the Asticcacaulis sp. SL142 genome contains the following:
- a CDS encoding TerB family tellurite resistance protein: MSFWKNLAQLAVRQFDPAECPDCPKGPPGRDPAFATAVTALGAKLAKADGLAHDIEQQAFLDVFSPEARSERDVLRLYDLARQTSIGFEAYAQRLARRYARLPHILENVLEGLFHIALSDGTLNHAEETYLETVARLFGIETPIYRRIKSSYVALNDNDPYVILGLNPDAHDGEIRVARNKRLSEFHPDKIAGRGLPPEYITLYNHKSAAINQAYAQIMGERGLN, encoded by the coding sequence ATGTCATTCTGGAAGAACCTCGCGCAGTTAGCCGTCCGGCAGTTTGATCCGGCCGAATGTCCTGACTGCCCAAAAGGCCCGCCGGGCCGTGATCCGGCCTTTGCGACGGCGGTAACGGCTTTGGGTGCAAAGCTGGCCAAGGCCGACGGTCTGGCCCACGACATCGAACAGCAGGCGTTTCTTGATGTTTTCAGCCCCGAAGCGCGCTCTGAGCGCGATGTGTTGCGGCTGTACGATCTGGCGCGTCAGACCTCGATCGGGTTTGAAGCCTATGCCCAGCGTCTGGCGCGGCGGTATGCCCGTCTGCCGCATATACTGGAAAACGTGCTTGAGGGGCTGTTTCATATTGCCCTCAGTGACGGCACCTTAAACCATGCCGAAGAGACCTATCTGGAAACCGTGGCGCGGTTGTTCGGCATTGAAACGCCCATCTATCGACGCATCAAATCGTCATATGTCGCCCTTAATGACAATGATCCCTATGTGATTTTAGGCCTCAATCCGGATGCCCATGACGGGGAAATCAGGGTGGCGCGAAACAAGCGCCTGTCAGAGTTTCATCCGGATAAGATCGCCGGACGCGGTCTGCCGCCCGAATATATTACGCTCTATAACCACAAATCCGCAGCCATCAATCAGGCCTATGCCCAGATCATGGGCGAGCGTGGCCTGAACTAA
- a CDS encoding N-acetylmuramoyl-L-alanine amidase has translation MIELPSPNFNERASPPDMIVLHYTGMETAGAALDRLCDPQAKVSAHYVIDEDGTVYRLVAEARRAWHAGVSFWKGETDINGASIGIEIVNPGHEFGYRDFPPEQIEALVLLLDDIRDRWDIPDHRILGHSDVAPERKEDPGELFPWSYLAQRGHGLWVEPDLPPPRVMGPALDIGDVGLGVFSLQSALGKLGYNILAGGPYDDQTKSIVTAFQRHWRPENIDGRADAETRVRLMALLRHVTLLE, from the coding sequence ATGATCGAATTACCGTCCCCCAATTTTAATGAGCGCGCATCCCCGCCCGACATGATCGTGCTGCACTACACCGGCATGGAAACGGCAGGCGCAGCGCTCGACCGGCTGTGCGACCCGCAGGCCAAGGTGTCGGCGCACTATGTGATCGACGAAGACGGCACGGTTTACCGCCTTGTGGCCGAAGCGCGCCGCGCCTGGCACGCCGGGGTGTCGTTCTGGAAAGGCGAGACCGATATCAACGGCGCCTCCATTGGCATTGAGATTGTCAATCCCGGCCATGAGTTCGGCTACCGCGACTTCCCGCCCGAACAGATCGAAGCGCTGGTGCTGCTGTTGGATGATATCCGCGACCGCTGGGACATTCCCGATCACCGTATCTTAGGCCATTCCGATGTCGCCCCTGAGCGCAAAGAAGACCCCGGTGAATTGTTCCCGTGGTCGTACCTTGCGCAACGCGGCCATGGCCTGTGGGTTGAGCCGGACTTGCCACCCCCCCGTGTTATGGGGCCTGCGCTCGATATCGGTGATGTCGGTCTTGGGGTATTTTCGCTGCAAAGCGCGCTGGGCAAGCTTGGCTATAACATCCTCGCGGGCGGTCCTTATGACGATCAGACCAAATCCATCGTTACGGCCTTTCAGCGCCATTGGCGGCCTGAAAATATTGATGGCCGTGCCGATGCGGAAACCCGCGTGCGCCTGATGGCGTTGCTGCGGCATGTAACATTACTGGAGTAG
- the ftsL gene encoding cell division protein FtsL: MNGLLNVFEQRVRGVRLVELVGIVLCLAMMFGLGWIKMREDADVKRLEALKRDIVAEAEQVQTLRAAVAQLEQPKRIEALASVYLGMKPVDSRHEANLDSLVEISRGQGAGVRGVERPASPVPPMPEAPSAVPPVAPTTDAATTEPLVIEHTVEGTR, from the coding sequence ATGAACGGCCTGTTGAATGTGTTTGAACAACGCGTGCGCGGAGTCCGGCTGGTGGAACTGGTCGGCATTGTGCTGTGTCTGGCGATGATGTTTGGCCTTGGCTGGATCAAGATGCGCGAAGACGCCGACGTAAAACGTCTTGAGGCCCTCAAGCGCGATATCGTGGCTGAGGCCGAGCAGGTGCAGACCCTGCGGGCGGCGGTCGCTCAGCTTGAGCAGCCGAAACGGATCGAAGCGCTGGCCTCGGTCTATCTGGGCATGAAGCCGGTCGATTCGCGCCACGAAGCCAATCTTGATTCATTGGTGGAAATCTCACGCGGGCAGGGGGCTGGTGTGCGCGGTGTTGAACGGCCAGCCTCGCCTGTGCCGCCCATGCCGGAAGCGCCGTCGGCGGTGCCGCCGGTAGCGCCCACGACGGATGCGGCAACCACAGAACCGCTGGTGATCGAACATACGGTGGAGGGAACGCGATGA
- a CDS encoding division/cell wall cluster transcriptional repressor MraZ: protein MFLSHVEKQLDAKRRLLIPQDFRTTANSGSAGPKAATSDAFEGVYCFASIEADCLEGGGAEFFDRYRQLIESYAVGSPARRALEHKIYGGMHRLSFDAAGRITLPDSLCVKFGLSDKALIVGLYDRFQIWEPTAYAAYQAEQDALAREVLSQRGA, encoded by the coding sequence GTGTTTCTCTCACATGTTGAGAAGCAGCTTGATGCCAAGCGGAGATTGCTGATCCCGCAGGACTTCCGCACGACCGCGAATTCAGGTTCCGCAGGCCCAAAAGCTGCCACCTCTGATGCCTTTGAGGGCGTCTATTGCTTTGCCTCCATCGAAGCCGATTGTCTTGAGGGTGGCGGCGCAGAATTTTTTGACCGTTATCGCCAGCTTATCGAAAGTTACGCCGTGGGATCGCCGGCCCGTCGGGCATTGGAACACAAGATTTATGGGGGGATGCACCGCTTAAGCTTTGATGCGGCGGGCCGCATTACCTTGCCGGATAGTCTGTGCGTGAAGTTTGGTCTGAGCGATAAGGCGTTGATCGTCGGCCTTTATGATCGTTTCCAGATCTGGGAGCCCACGGCTTACGCTGCCTATCAGGCTGAGCAGGATGCATTGGCTCGCGAAGTCCTGTCGCAGAGGGGGGCTTAA
- a CDS encoding DUF423 domain-containing protein has product MTPVATKGFDAMLLMIAGLWGLAGVMLLAAGAHADPRLTTAGSFLLFHAAAGMGLMGVPFMGPKLKLISAFLLLAGAGLFAGDIVMRVTRGAGLLPMMAPVGGTLTMIGWLGVVVGAWLKLFEKPQNP; this is encoded by the coding sequence ATGACACCTGTGGCCACCAAGGGCTTTGATGCCATGTTGCTGATGATCGCTGGCCTGTGGGGGCTGGCAGGGGTTATGCTGCTGGCGGCGGGAGCCCATGCTGATCCGCGCCTGACGACGGCAGGATCGTTTTTGCTGTTTCATGCCGCAGCGGGTATGGGGCTGATGGGCGTGCCGTTTATGGGGCCGAAGCTGAAGCTTATCTCGGCGTTTCTGCTGCTGGCCGGAGCCGGATTGTTTGCTGGTGACATTGTCATGCGAGTGACGCGGGGCGCGGGCCTGTTGCCGATGATGGCACCGGTGGGCGGGACGCTGACCATGATCGGCTGGCTGGGCGTTGTGGTGGGCGCGTGGCTCAAGCTGTTTGAAAAACCGCAGAACCCTTGA
- the mraY gene encoding phospho-N-acetylmuramoyl-pentapeptide-transferase — MFYWLYEQYAGMANHIPLLNLLKYLTVRIALALATSWIVAVALGSRFIRWMRSKQGKGQPIREDGPAGHLLTKKGTPTMGGLMILAGILVATLLWADLSNPAVWVVLGVTLAFGGLGFIDDYAKVTKQSSAGLSSIQKLIAQTVVAVIAVWVLVAFGPQSPTSPELHTSLAVPVFKNFLLNLGWFYVVFGAVVIIGASNAVNLTDGLDGLAIVPVIFAAGAFALISYLVGNYVFAGYLNVHFVPRVGDVAVICAAIIGGGMGFLWYNAPPAKIFMGDTGSLALGGGLGAVAVTTKHEIVLAIVGGLFVMEALSVMIQVGYFKLTGKRVFLMAPIHHHFEKLGWAESTVVIRFWIIAALLAMIGLATLKLR; from the coding sequence ATGTTTTACTGGCTTTACGAACAATATGCGGGGATGGCGAACCATATTCCGCTGCTGAACCTGCTGAAATATCTGACGGTGCGCATTGCACTGGCGCTGGCGACCTCATGGATCGTGGCGGTGGCGCTGGGGTCGCGCTTCATCCGCTGGATGCGCTCAAAGCAGGGTAAGGGCCAGCCGATCCGTGAAGACGGCCCCGCGGGGCACCTGCTGACCAAAAAAGGCACGCCGACCATGGGCGGGCTGATGATTCTGGCCGGTATTTTAGTGGCGACCCTGCTGTGGGCTGACCTTAGTAATCCGGCAGTCTGGGTGGTGCTGGGGGTGACGCTGGCCTTCGGCGGCTTGGGCTTTATCGACGACTATGCCAAGGTCACCAAGCAGTCTTCGGCGGGTTTGTCGTCGATTCAAAAGCTGATTGCGCAAACTGTGGTGGCTGTCATTGCCGTGTGGGTTTTGGTTGCGTTCGGGCCGCAGTCCCCGACCTCACCGGAATTGCATACCTCTCTGGCCGTGCCGGTGTTCAAGAATTTCCTGCTCAATCTGGGCTGGTTTTACGTCGTGTTTGGGGCTGTGGTCATTATCGGCGCGTCCAATGCGGTGAACCTGACCGATGGGCTGGACGGCCTGGCTATCGTGCCGGTGATCTTTGCCGCAGGCGCCTTTGCGCTGATTTCCTACCTCGTCGGGAACTATGTGTTTGCCGGTTATCTTAACGTCCATTTCGTGCCGCGCGTCGGCGATGTGGCGGTGATCTGCGCGGCCATTATCGGCGGTGGCATGGGCTTTTTGTGGTATAACGCCCCGCCCGCCAAGATCTTCATGGGCGACACCGGATCACTCGCTTTGGGCGGCGGCTTGGGCGCGGTGGCGGTGACCACCAAGCATGAGATTGTGCTGGCTATTGTCGGTGGCCTGTTTGTGATGGAAGCCCTGTCGGTTATGATTCAGGTCGGCTATTTCAAGCTGACAGGTAAGCGCGTGTTCCTGATGGCGCCGATCCACCACCACTTTGAAAAGCTGGGCTGGGCGGAATCGACGGTCGTTATCCGTTTTTGGATCATTGCGGCACTTTTGGCCATGATCGGCCTTGCCACGTTGAAACTGCGATAG
- a CDS encoding peptidoglycan D,D-transpeptidase FtsI family protein has protein sequence MKYSIPFVPSSGGFQWVADSVWKVEHAFERAHVEGQTQENTAQRIFFILALIACMFAVLMIFAVKAALFSGVDGVSGAPVSPGARSELVDRNGALLAADGENFILYVDPTDMMASDRPLVKRALIQLLPDVSLETIDKALRGDGRARVTGWLKPSDRARILNYGLPGLIFEPVRVRTYPLGITGASYIGATERGGKGVAGAERALNDDIDLSIAAHGGVPVELAMDLRVQGALENELRAAAVDQQAQAAIGIVTNVRTGEILGMASWPEYDPNRAGSFSENEKKNRAAAAVYEMGSIFKVISVAIGLETGTASINSVFDARAPFKIGSRKISDYHAENRVMTLEDVFIHSSNIGVSQLAESVGIDTMTKFYDNLGLFRAADTELYESARPIIAKKWTASTLASTSFGHAMSISPLAYAQAFGAVANGGYLRPLTVRKHQPGQVLDGARVFSANTSRQMLDLMRINGIRGTGTRANAPGLRVGGKTGSAERVVDGRYLRSSLFSSYVAVFPTDGAIEDDRYMVLIMVDDPKGSKASSGLRTGGFVAAPVAGRVIDRIAPFVGVARKEDKFTQAEWDKAPVVAETQSGAQSVPATLAMPVSGGQ, from the coding sequence ATGAAATATTCTATTCCGTTTGTCCCGTCGTCTGGTGGCTTTCAGTGGGTGGCCGACAGCGTCTGGAAGGTCGAGCACGCTTTTGAGCGCGCTCATGTCGAAGGGCAGACCCAGGAAAATACCGCCCAGCGCATCTTTTTCATTCTGGCGCTGATCGCCTGCATGTTTGCGGTGCTGATGATTTTTGCGGTTAAGGCCGCGCTGTTTAGCGGCGTCGATGGGGTCTCCGGTGCGCCGGTGTCGCCGGGGGCGCGCTCAGAACTGGTCGACCGCAACGGCGCACTTCTGGCGGCGGACGGCGAAAACTTCATTCTCTATGTCGATCCGACCGATATGATGGCGTCGGATCGTCCGCTGGTGAAGCGGGCGCTGATTCAGCTTTTGCCGGATGTGTCGCTGGAAACGATCGATAAGGCCCTGCGCGGCGATGGCCGGGCCCGTGTTACCGGCTGGCTGAAACCTTCGGATCGGGCGCGTATCCTGAACTATGGCCTGCCGGGTCTGATCTTCGAGCCGGTGCGGGTGCGCACCTATCCGCTGGGTATCACGGGTGCCAGCTATATCGGGGCGACGGAACGCGGCGGTAAGGGCGTGGCCGGGGCCGAACGCGCGCTCAATGACGACATTGATCTGAGCATCGCCGCGCACGGCGGGGTGCCGGTTGAACTGGCTATGGACCTGCGGGTGCAAGGCGCGCTGGAGAACGAACTACGCGCCGCCGCCGTTGATCAGCAGGCGCAGGCCGCGATCGGCATCGTCACCAATGTGCGCACCGGTGAGATCTTGGGCATGGCAAGCTGGCCGGAGTATGATCCCAACCGCGCCGGCAGTTTTTCCGAAAACGAAAAGAAGAACCGTGCGGCGGCGGCGGTCTATGAAATGGGGTCGATCTTTAAGGTGATTTCGGTGGCCATCGGCTTAGAGACCGGCACAGCCTCGATCAATTCAGTCTTTGACGCCCGCGCGCCGTTTAAGATCGGCAGCCGTAAGATTTCCGACTATCACGCTGAGAATCGCGTCATGACGCTGGAGGATGTGTTTATCCATTCCTCCAACATCGGGGTGTCGCAACTGGCCGAAAGTGTCGGCATCGACACCATGACCAAGTTCTATGATAATCTGGGCCTGTTCCGGGCGGCGGATACCGAACTTTATGAATCGGCCCGTCCGATCATTGCCAAAAAATGGACAGCCAGCACTCTGGCGTCGACCTCATTTGGCCATGCCATGTCGATTTCACCTCTGGCCTATGCTCAGGCGTTTGGGGCGGTGGCCAATGGCGGCTATCTGCGGCCGCTGACGGTGCGCAAACATCAGCCGGGGCAGGTGCTGGACGGGGCGCGCGTCTTTTCAGCCAATACCTCACGCCAGATGCTGGATTTGATGCGAATCAACGGCATCCGTGGCACGGGCACGCGCGCCAATGCGCCGGGTCTGCGGGTCGGCGGCAAGACCGGCTCGGCGGAACGCGTCGTGGATGGCCGTTACCTGCGCTCCAGCCTGTTCTCCAGCTATGTGGCCGTGTTCCCAACCGATGGTGCGATCGAGGACGACCGCTATATGGTGCTGATCATGGTCGATGACCCCAAGGGCTCAAAAGCCTCATCGGGCCTGCGCACCGGCGGATTTGTGGCGGCACCTGTTGCGGGCCGTGTCATTGACCGCATAGCACCGTTTGTCGGCGTGGCGCGCAAGGAAGACAAGTTTACTCAGGCGGAGTGGGACAAGGCTCCGGTCGTGGCTGAGACCCAAAGCGGGGCCCAATCCGTTCCGGCCACCCTGGCCATGCCCGTATCGGGAGGTCAGTGA
- a CDS encoding DUF1294 domain-containing protein translates to MKIWLYLAAYLGAINYLTYVAWRVDKKYAVHGARRISESRLLGLCVLGGWPSALIGTYRFEHKTNKLSFLIKMYALILIEVVAVGGITYLALTDRDALISLIRYVESLNLKSWLTKV, encoded by the coding sequence ATGAAGATATGGCTTTATCTGGCCGCCTATCTGGGCGCGATAAATTACCTGACCTATGTGGCGTGGCGCGTGGACAAAAAATACGCGGTCCACGGCGCACGGCGCATATCTGAATCCAGGCTCCTGGGACTATGCGTTCTGGGCGGCTGGCCGTCGGCGTTGATCGGCACCTATCGTTTTGAACACAAGACCAATAAGCTGTCTTTCCTGATCAAGATGTATGCGCTGATCCTGATCGAGGTGGTCGCGGTCGGCGGCATTACGTACCTGGCGCTCACCGACAGAGACGCCCTGATCAGCCTGATCAGATACGTCGAGTCACTGAACCTTAAAAGCTGGCTGACCAAAGTCTGA
- a CDS encoding UDP-N-acetylmuramoyl-L-alanyl-D-glutamate--2,6-diaminopimelate ligase, translating into MSVAKAGMKLSDILRRDLDHDPVVTGITADSRKVGEGVLFCALPGTKVDGREFIPQALAAGAAAILTPDDGAKSHLKTVVDNIDSLIKVADVRRAYALAAKTFYGAQPKTCVAITGTNGKTSVATFCRQMFAHMGRTSASMGTLGVVKQDGIVETAITAPGLTTPDAADVARYMAELAADGVTHMALEASSHGIDQRRLDGVTLTAAGFTNLTQDHLDYHATMDSYRQAKLRLFEQLLPRGRQAVLNADSEAYNAFAATAILSGANVMSVGERGQHLTLIQRDLIADGQILHLDHQGKRYEVKLPLAGLFQASNALVAAGLCLAAGEAIDDVLASLTKLTGARGRLERVGTKSNGAEVYVDYAHTPDGLETVLRALRPHTKGRLLCVFGCGGDRDKTKRPIMGGIAQRLSDVSFVTDDNPRSEEAEVIRAEVIAGMTGTGAYKDIGDRRAAIFAAVNDLQAGDVLVVAGKGHEQGQIIKGDILPFDDAGVVLEALNT; encoded by the coding sequence ATGAGTGTGGCCAAAGCCGGAATGAAGCTGTCCGACATCCTGCGCCGCGATCTGGATCACGATCCGGTCGTGACCGGCATCACCGCCGATAGCCGTAAGGTCGGCGAAGGCGTGCTGTTCTGCGCGCTGCCCGGTACCAAGGTCGATGGCCGCGAGTTTATCCCCCAAGCCTTAGCGGCGGGGGCGGCGGCGATTTTGACGCCTGATGATGGCGCAAAGTCGCACCTGAAAACCGTCGTCGATAATATCGATAGCCTGATAAAGGTGGCCGATGTGCGCCGTGCCTATGCGCTGGCGGCCAAGACGTTTTATGGCGCTCAGCCCAAGACCTGCGTGGCGATCACTGGCACCAATGGCAAGACATCGGTGGCGACATTCTGCCGGCAGATGTTCGCTCACATGGGCCGCACATCGGCCAGCATGGGGACCCTCGGGGTCGTGAAACAAGATGGGATTGTGGAAACCGCGATTACCGCACCGGGGCTTACGACGCCGGACGCCGCCGATGTGGCGCGCTATATGGCCGAGCTCGCTGCCGATGGCGTGACCCATATGGCGCTTGAGGCGTCATCCCACGGTATTGATCAGCGCAGGCTTGACGGCGTTACGCTTACGGCAGCGGGTTTCACCAACCTGACGCAGGATCACCTCGATTACCACGCCACCATGGACAGCTATCGTCAGGCCAAGCTGCGTTTGTTTGAGCAACTGCTACCCCGTGGGCGGCAAGCTGTGCTCAATGCTGATTCCGAGGCCTATAATGCCTTTGCGGCGACGGCGATCCTGTCGGGGGCCAATGTCATGAGCGTCGGCGAACGTGGGCAACACCTGACCCTGATCCAGCGTGATCTGATTGCCGATGGCCAGATTCTGCATCTGGATCATCAGGGCAAGCGCTATGAGGTCAAGCTGCCTCTGGCCGGTCTGTTTCAGGCGTCTAATGCCCTTGTGGCGGCGGGTTTATGTCTGGCCGCCGGTGAGGCGATCGACGATGTGCTGGCGTCTCTGACCAAACTCACCGGGGCGCGTGGCCGTCTTGAGCGGGTCGGCACGAAATCGAACGGCGCGGAAGTCTATGTCGATTATGCCCATACGCCGGACGGGCTGGAAACGGTGTTGAGGGCCCTGCGGCCGCATACCAAAGGCCGGTTACTGTGTGTGTTTGGGTGCGGCGGTGATCGCGACAAGACCAAACGGCCGATCATGGGCGGCATTGCTCAGCGCCTGTCAGATGTAAGCTTTGTCACGGATGACAACCCCCGCTCCGAAGAGGCTGAGGTCATTCGGGCTGAAGTGATAGCGGGCATGACCGGCACCGGGGCCTATAAAGATATCGGGGATCGCCGTGCGGCTATTTTTGCGGCTGTTAATGACCTTCAGGCCGGTGATGTGCTGGTGGTCGCCGGAAAAGGTCACGAGCAGGGCCAGATTATCAAAGGGGACATCTTGCCTTTCGATGACGCCGGTGTAGTGCTTGAGGCGCTAAATACATAA
- the rsmH gene encoding 16S rRNA (cytosine(1402)-N(4))-methyltransferase RsmH codes for MSQSVHMSVLLDEVLAALGDIKDKLVVDGTFGAGGYTRAFLECGARVIGFDRDARVKPYVDAVVADFPGSFQWVNRPFSEMAEGLADLDVTEVDAVVLDIGVSSMQLDEAERGFSFMRDGPLDMRMSVDGRSAADIVNEDTAEEIAHVIWLYGEERKSRGIAAAIVRRRAEQKFERTLDLAEVVERALGGRRGAPVHPATRTFQGLRIAVNDELGELERALEVSEAVVKTGGVLAVVTFHSLEDRIVKNFFAERCGKLPSGSRYAPEVKAANDPTYELVTHKAVGPSEGELARNPRSRSAKLRAGRRTAAASWSEQTVSGKPSTHKVRS; via the coding sequence ATGTCCCAATCTGTGCATATGTCGGTGCTGCTCGATGAAGTTTTGGCGGCCCTGGGTGATATCAAGGACAAGCTGGTCGTCGATGGCACGTTTGGCGCGGGCGGTTATACACGCGCGTTCCTGGAGTGTGGCGCCCGGGTCATCGGCTTTGATCGCGATGCGCGCGTCAAGCCCTATGTCGACGCGGTTGTGGCGGATTTTCCGGGTAGCTTTCAGTGGGTCAACCGACCGTTCTCGGAAATGGCCGAAGGTCTGGCCGATCTGGACGTGACTGAGGTCGATGCGGTTGTGCTTGATATCGGTGTGTCGTCGATGCAGCTTGATGAGGCCGAGCGCGGGTTCTCCTTCATGCGCGACGGGCCGCTCGATATGCGCATGAGCGTTGATGGCCGCTCAGCCGCCGATATCGTCAACGAAGACACGGCCGAAGAGATCGCTCATGTCATCTGGCTCTATGGTGAGGAGCGCAAGTCGCGCGGCATTGCCGCGGCTATTGTGCGCCGCCGCGCCGAGCAAAAGTTTGAGCGCACGCTTGATCTGGCTGAGGTGGTCGAGCGGGCTCTGGGCGGGCGCAGAGGCGCGCCGGTTCATCCGGCAACACGCACCTTTCAGGGCTTGCGTATTGCGGTCAATGACGAACTGGGTGAGCTTGAGCGCGCGCTTGAGGTGTCTGAGGCGGTTGTGAAAACTGGCGGCGTTCTGGCGGTGGTGACCTTCCATTCGCTCGAAGACCGCATCGTCAAAAACTTCTTTGCCGAGCGCTGCGGCAAGCTGCCGTCCGGGTCGCGCTATGCCCCGGAAGTCAAGGCGGCCAATGATCCGACTTACGAGCTGGTCACCCATAAGGCGGTCGGGCCGTCCGAAGGGGAATTGGCGCGCAATCCGCGGTCGCGTTCGGCAAAGCTCAGGGCCGGACGGCGGACAGCGGCGGCCTCATGGTCTGAACAAACTGTTTCCGGTAAACCTTCGACGCATAAGGTGCGGTCATGA
- a CDS encoding UDP-N-acetylmuramoyl-tripeptide--D-alanyl-D-alanine ligase, translated as MTEILWTAKEWAQAVGGRLVDATGAPLGGADAIALHASNVNFDSRAIEIGDIFLALKGARDGHEFVASAYKAGAAFCVTERATPGAVCCVVDDVQTALEVAAVYARDRTIGCKRGAVTGSVGKTSVTQMVMATLKRAGRAHSAIKSFNNHIGVPLTLVRMPRETERAVFEIGMNHADEITPLSKFVAPDAVIITTVGAVHTENFPDGELGIVKAKAEIFDGLQPSGLAILNADNRWFDELKARAESIGTKVASFGESVGADALLTGYDVISDPDGDYARIQAEIHGQSYDFKLYTTGKHQAVNAMSVLLMAQALGVDLKVAIAALEDFRPLAGRGSVRHVTVDGKSITVIDESYNANPISMTATIESLGARVVEPDQRKIVVLTDMLELGPDEAALHAGLLSVIEAQAIDKVYCAGPLMANLWQIVPPALKGGYASTAQELIAPLKADLRSGDVVMIKGSNGSKAGLIAASLV; from the coding sequence ATGACCGAAATTTTGTGGACGGCAAAGGAATGGGCGCAGGCCGTGGGCGGACGTCTGGTCGATGCGACGGGCGCGCCGCTCGGTGGTGCCGACGCCATCGCGCTCCATGCCTCCAACGTCAATTTCGACAGCCGCGCCATTGAGATCGGCGATATATTTCTGGCCCTCAAAGGGGCGCGCGATGGCCACGAATTTGTGGCCTCTGCCTACAAAGCCGGAGCGGCCTTTTGCGTCACGGAACGCGCTACCCCCGGCGCGGTCTGCTGCGTGGTGGACGATGTGCAGACGGCGTTAGAGGTCGCTGCCGTCTATGCCCGTGACCGGACGATTGGTTGCAAACGCGGGGCGGTGACCGGCAGTGTCGGTAAGACCTCGGTCACCCAGATGGTCATGGCGACGTTGAAGCGCGCAGGCCGCGCCCATTCGGCCATCAAGAGCTTCAACAACCACATTGGTGTGCCGCTGACGTTGGTGAGAATGCCGCGTGAGACTGAGCGGGCGGTGTTTGAGATCGGCATGAACCACGCTGATGAAATCACACCGCTGTCGAAATTCGTGGCCCCCGATGCGGTCATCATCACCACGGTCGGCGCGGTTCATACCGAAAATTTCCCTGACGGTGAACTTGGGATCGTCAAGGCCAAGGCCGAGATTTTTGACGGGTTGCAACCTAGCGGTCTGGCTATCCTCAATGCCGACAATAGATGGTTTGATGAACTTAAGGCGCGGGCCGAATCTATCGGCACTAAGGTAGCGTCATTCGGCGAAAGCGTCGGGGCCGATGCCCTGCTGACCGGCTATGATGTCATAAGTGATCCTGACGGCGACTATGCCCGCATTCAGGCCGAAATTCACGGCCAGAGCTATGACTTCAAACTCTATACGACCGGAAAGCATCAGGCGGTCAACGCCATGTCGGTGCTGCTGATGGCGCAGGCATTGGGCGTTGATCTCAAGGTCGCCATTGCCGCATTAGAAGATTTCCGCCCTCTGGCCGGACGCGGCAGCGTGCGTCACGTCACGGTGGACGGCAAGTCCATCACGGTCATCGACGAAAGCTATAATGCCAACCCGATCTCGATGACCGCGACCATCGAATCGCTGGGTGCGCGGGTAGTTGAACCTGATCAGCGTAAAATCGTCGTCCTGACCGACATGCTGGAGCTTGGCCCGGATGAGGCCGCCCTCCATGCCGGGCTTTTGAGCGTGATTGAGGCGCAAGCCATTGATAAGGTTTACTGCGCAGGGCCGCTGATGGCGAACCTGTGGCAGATAGTACCGCCCGCCCTTAAAGGTGGTTATGCGTCCACGGCTCAGGAATTGATCGCGCCCCTAAAAGCAGACTTGCGCTCAGGGGATGTGGTCATGATAAAGGGCTCTAACGGCTCAAAAGCGGGGCTGATTGCCGCGTCTCTCGTATAA